A window of Mucilaginibacter sp. PAMC 26640 contains these coding sequences:
- a CDS encoding RNA-binding protein — protein MKCTGVFAQQSPLFKLLPATQTGISFRNDLTEDEKLNVLSYEYLYNGGGVAVGDINNDGLPDVFFTSNMGANKLYLNLGNLKFKDITVQASPALAGRKGGWKTGVTMADVNGDGLLDIYICYSGLGDNEIRRNQLFINKGNNKFTESAKAYGLDDPGYSTQAVFFDYNNDGKLDMFLLNHNVKKINNIEIAQNKTQTDELASNKLFENAGGHFTDVSKKAGIIQNPLTFGLGVAIADINQDGYPDIYATNDYNEPDYVYINNGNGTFTEQSQKMLRHLSQFSMGVDIADINNDGLPDIMTLDMLPPDNRRQKLLQLQENYETFELMLNQGLYKQYMRNMLQLNNGDGTFSEIGQLAGVSNTDWSWCPLIADFDNDGYKDIFISNGYLRDYTNKDFLRYWGDYKMKKAMDREPTLLMDLVQAMPSTTLSNYIFQNNHDLTFTNKKQDWGITQPGISSGSAYADLDNDGDLDLITNNINNTASVFENTASQTLGNTYLSLSFTQANKQLITTGTRVYLYAGKSIQYQEVNQNRGYLSSVSTVLNFGLGKLAAIDSVKIIWPDKTVQLLTDVKTNQHINVNYQGINKPLPLVSQTKTLFTKAGAAIAYKSTENSINDFKRQPLMLFMDSKTGPVMAKADVNKDGLEDIFIGGDATAPGKIFLQNKNGSFTGSDIADLNAENTSAAVFFDANGDGFPDLYLAKGGYALLEPGTPALQDKLYFNDGKGAFKYMSTTLPKITNSSKSCIRPCDYNNDGKMDLFIGGRIVPGQYPVTPESYLLTNNGDGSFQSSPAPFKMAGMVTDAQWTDLDGDGRKDLIICGDMMPIMVYLNTKEGFVDKTKTWFSEPESGFWNSLNLVDVDGDGKMDLIAGNLGTNTQITASPAQPAEMYYADFDNNGSIDPFFNFFVQGVSYPFVSRDELNDQIYPMRKKFSSYKAYCDATMQQIFSTDELSKADKLSVTDVGTACFLNRGGSFVKTSLPVEAQFSTVTQILSGDYDYDGKPDLLLFGNHSDNRLKLGSFDAGYGCLLKGNGKGGFTYVTQVASGICVPGDVKSATEITVSNSKYIMIAVSNEAVQFYKEN, from the coding sequence ATTAAATGTACCGGCGTATTTGCCCAGCAATCACCCCTGTTTAAACTTTTACCGGCCACACAAACCGGAATCAGCTTTCGTAACGATTTAACGGAAGATGAGAAATTAAACGTACTCTCCTACGAATACCTGTATAACGGTGGTGGCGTTGCCGTTGGCGATATCAATAACGACGGCCTGCCCGATGTTTTTTTCACCAGCAATATGGGCGCAAACAAGTTGTACCTTAACCTGGGCAACCTGAAATTTAAAGATATTACCGTGCAGGCCTCCCCTGCCCTTGCGGGCCGGAAAGGCGGCTGGAAAACCGGCGTTACCATGGCTGATGTAAATGGCGATGGCCTGCTAGATATTTATATCTGTTACTCCGGCCTCGGCGATAACGAGATTAGGCGGAACCAGCTTTTTATCAATAAAGGCAACAACAAATTTACCGAATCTGCCAAAGCCTACGGGCTTGATGATCCCGGCTACAGCACACAAGCTGTTTTCTTCGACTACAACAACGATGGCAAACTGGATATGTTCCTGCTGAACCACAACGTTAAAAAGATTAATAATATAGAGATAGCCCAAAACAAAACCCAGACAGATGAACTGGCCAGCAACAAATTATTTGAGAACGCAGGCGGACATTTTACTGATGTATCAAAAAAAGCAGGCATTATTCAAAACCCATTAACCTTTGGACTTGGCGTAGCCATTGCAGATATTAACCAGGACGGCTATCCTGACATCTACGCCACCAATGACTATAATGAACCCGACTACGTATACATCAACAACGGGAACGGAACATTTACCGAGCAATCGCAAAAAATGCTGCGGCACCTATCACAGTTTTCTATGGGGGTTGATATCGCGGATATTAATAATGACGGTTTGCCCGATATCATGACCCTGGATATGCTACCTCCCGATAACAGGCGGCAAAAACTGCTTCAGCTGCAGGAAAACTACGAAACCTTTGAGCTGATGCTTAACCAGGGCCTTTACAAACAGTACATGCGTAACATGCTGCAATTGAATAATGGCGATGGCACCTTTAGTGAAATAGGCCAGCTGGCAGGTGTGTCCAACACCGATTGGAGCTGGTGCCCTTTAATTGCTGATTTTGACAACGACGGATACAAAGATATTTTTATTTCGAACGGATACCTTAGGGATTATACCAACAAAGACTTTTTACGCTATTGGGGCGATTATAAAATGAAGAAGGCTATGGATCGCGAGCCTACTTTACTAATGGACCTCGTACAGGCGATGCCATCAACAACGCTATCCAACTACATCTTTCAAAATAATCACGATCTTACTTTTACCAACAAAAAACAGGATTGGGGGATCACACAACCCGGCATTTCCAGCGGTTCAGCCTATGCTGATCTGGATAATGACGGCGATTTGGACCTTATTACCAATAACATCAATAACACGGCTTCGGTGTTTGAAAACACTGCCAGTCAAACTTTAGGCAATACATACCTGTCCTTAAGTTTTACCCAAGCCAACAAACAATTGATCACTACCGGCACCCGCGTATACCTGTATGCCGGGAAATCAATTCAATACCAGGAAGTAAACCAAAACCGGGGGTATTTATCATCGGTATCTACCGTTCTCAACTTTGGGTTGGGTAAGCTGGCCGCGATTGATTCCGTTAAGATCATCTGGCCGGATAAAACCGTTCAACTGCTAACCGATGTAAAGACCAATCAACACATAAACGTTAATTACCAGGGCATTAACAAACCCCTCCCGCTGGTTAGCCAAACCAAAACACTGTTCACCAAAGCAGGCGCTGCCATAGCTTACAAAAGCACTGAGAATTCAATAAACGATTTTAAGCGCCAGCCGCTGATGCTGTTCATGGACTCGAAAACAGGGCCGGTAATGGCAAAAGCCGACGTTAATAAAGACGGACTGGAAGATATCTTCATTGGTGGCGATGCTACCGCTCCGGGTAAAATTTTCTTACAAAATAAAAATGGTTCATTTACGGGTTCGGATATTGCCGACCTGAATGCCGAAAACACATCAGCAGCCGTTTTTTTTGATGCCAACGGCGATGGCTTCCCGGATCTGTACCTTGCCAAAGGCGGCTATGCCTTGCTAGAACCGGGCACGCCTGCCCTGCAGGATAAGTTATATTTTAATGATGGCAAAGGTGCCTTTAAATATATGAGCACTACTTTGCCTAAGATTACCAACAGCAGCAAATCTTGCATCCGCCCATGCGATTATAACAACGACGGCAAAATGGACCTGTTTATTGGCGGACGGATTGTACCCGGCCAGTACCCGGTTACGCCGGAAAGTTACCTGCTCACCAACAACGGAGACGGCAGCTTTCAATCTTCACCCGCGCCCTTTAAAATGGCCGGTATGGTTACCGATGCCCAATGGACAGACCTGGATGGCGATGGCCGCAAGGATTTGATCATTTGCGGCGACATGATGCCGATTATGGTTTACCTGAATACTAAAGAAGGCTTTGTTGACAAAACTAAAACCTGGTTTAGTGAACCCGAAAGCGGCTTTTGGAACAGTTTAAACCTGGTGGATGTAGATGGCGATGGAAAAATGGATTTGATTGCTGGTAACCTCGGCACCAATACCCAAATAACCGCAAGCCCGGCACAGCCTGCAGAAATGTATTACGCCGATTTTGACAACAATGGTTCGATAGACCCTTTCTTTAATTTTTTCGTACAGGGTGTAAGCTATCCATTTGTTAGCCGCGATGAACTTAACGATCAGATTTACCCAATGCGCAAAAAATTCAGCTCATACAAAGCTTACTGCGATGCTACCATGCAGCAAATATTTAGTACAGATGAGCTTTCAAAAGCGGATAAACTCAGCGTTACGGATGTGGGCACCGCATGCTTTTTAAACAGGGGTGGTAGCTTTGTTAAAACCAGCTTGCCTGTGGAGGCTCAATTTTCCACGGTGACCCAAATTTTAAGCGGCGACTACGATTATGACGGCAAACCAGATCTGCTATTGTTTGGCAATCACTCTGATAACCGACTAAAACTGGGCAGTTTTGATGCCGGCTATGGCTGCCTTTTAAAAGGCAATGGCAAGGGCGGCTTTACCTACGTAACGCAGGTTGCATCGGGCATTTGTGTGCCGGGCGATGTAAAATCAGCAACCGAGATCACCGTCAGCAATTCAAAATATATTATGATCGCCGTATCCAATGAGGCGGTTCAATTTTATAAAGAAAACTAA
- a CDS encoding haloperoxidase, whose product MTKKILLILFIIRGTVVMAQNGSPLPDYLSLDQTINSVSAVMIHDVVNPPAAARYYNYVMMGAYNLVALNNREILPIASFVKTYNQDNTITLAPGSYDYRIAAVYCMLETGKQMLPSGFMLQPDEDKYVALLKKNNVSEAIIRQSIAAAVEMSAKIIAYSRGDRYNRLSGKLRYTPIKGNANWYPTPPSYMEAVEPNWKTVRPMFIDSASQFVPVRPTPFSTDTASDFYKEAYKVYKVSFHPSTEQVNIASFWDCNPFAVTTSGHMMIGFKKISPGGHWMNIAAIATKKANLSFDKAVMVMSLEGMTLMDAFISCWDEKYRSNGIRPETYINRYIDIKWMPFLQTPPFPEYPSGHAVLSNASATVLTYLLGEHFAYTDDSEIPYGVAPRKFSSFMQAAEEASISRFYGGIHFNDAIVNGNKEGRDVGADIVKKLKAANVNPVIK is encoded by the coding sequence ATGACCAAAAAAATATTACTGATACTTTTTATCATTCGCGGCACTGTTGTTATGGCGCAGAATGGATCACCGCTGCCGGATTATTTAAGTTTGGATCAAACGATCAATTCAGTTTCGGCAGTGATGATCCATGATGTAGTTAACCCGCCTGCCGCCGCCCGGTACTACAATTATGTAATGATGGGGGCATACAACCTGGTGGCTTTAAACAATAGGGAGATATTGCCGATAGCCTCTTTTGTAAAAACCTATAACCAGGATAATACGATCACCTTAGCGCCCGGCAGCTATGATTACCGCATTGCAGCGGTTTATTGTATGCTGGAAACCGGCAAACAAATGCTGCCCTCTGGTTTTATGCTACAGCCTGATGAAGATAAATATGTAGCCCTCCTGAAGAAAAATAATGTTAGCGAGGCAATCATCCGGCAATCTATAGCAGCCGCTGTGGAAATGAGCGCTAAAATAATTGCGTATTCCCGTGGCGACCGGTACAACCGCTTAAGCGGCAAGCTGCGCTACACACCAATAAAGGGCAACGCCAATTGGTACCCAACCCCACCCAGCTACATGGAAGCCGTAGAGCCAAATTGGAAAACGGTGCGCCCGATGTTTATCGATTCGGCCAGCCAGTTTGTGCCGGTAAGGCCAACCCCTTTCAGTACCGATACCGCAAGTGATTTTTATAAGGAAGCTTATAAAGTGTATAAAGTATCCTTTCACCCTTCTACAGAACAGGTTAACATTGCCAGTTTTTGGGATTGCAACCCTTTCGCCGTAACCACTTCGGGCCACATGATGATCGGCTTCAAGAAGATCAGTCCTGGCGGCCACTGGATGAATATTGCGGCCATTGCCACGAAAAAAGCTAACCTTAGCTTTGATAAGGCGGTAATGGTGATGAGCCTGGAAGGGATGACGCTGATGGATGCTTTTATCAGCTGCTGGGATGAAAAATACCGCAGCAACGGTATCCGGCCTGAAACCTATATCAACCGCTATATCGATATTAAATGGATGCCATTTTTGCAAACGCCCCCCTTCCCCGAATATCCAAGCGGACACGCGGTGCTTTCCAACGCTTCGGCAACGGTGCTTACTTATTTATTGGGTGAACATTTTGCTTATACAGACGATTCAGAAATTCCTTATGGGGTTGCGCCACGTAAATTCAGCTCATTTATGCAGGCGGCAGAAGAAGCTTCCATCTCGCGTTTTTACGGCGGCATACATTTTAATGATGCCATTGTAAACGGTAATAAAGAGGGCCGGGATGTTGGTGCAGATATCGTTAAAAAGCTAAAAGCAGCCAATGTAAACCCGGTAATAAAATAG
- a CDS encoding glycosyl hydrolase, producing the protein MKFIISKKTFFVAISAISCLFGAEKSFSQNIYELNGSWKCKKAGEISQTGLEISKTTYSFAGWMPAVVPGTVLTSLLAEKKVPDPFYGMNNEKIPDIYKTGSAYYTYWFAKDFKQTVPAAGRHIYLNFNGVNYSFDAFLNGHKLNRTINKGMFLRRSYDITRWLAKDGANRLAVIVHPPDAVGNANGGQGGDGTIAKNVGIQYTAGWDWIQPMRDRNTGIWDKVTVQTTGAVRIKDPHVITLVPGVRQAEGAQQPAIIQLSADLQNASATPVTGVLQYELAGLKVQKKVTLKPGAITEVQLSDLTLPNPKLWWPNGYGAQNLYNLKLQFVETGAKISDEQNISVGVRQITTEWNSRTESKQVNVNGQKVFIKGGNWIISDAMLRFSKERYDAEVRFHRDMNLNLIRVWGGALIERPDFFEACDKYGMLVFQDMWGSGDCNGRWLDPMKLEDQWTRRKYPDDHDLYLESVADQVKLVRNYASLAIWCGGNEITPPEDILRALQDTLMPKLDNTRWFIPYSNSETMSRNVLGGNGDGPYGIQPLSVLWNERTYPFNSEIGSVGVSDYESLKRFLPQENMVLPVYDEATGKTKTDSVWDYHKYIGYDGFINKYGKAKNVEDFADKAQLVNYDQYRALMEGFSSHMWDWYTGVIIWKTQNPWTAMRGQMYDYYLDPNACLYGLHNGSQPLHVMYNPTDGMVMVANNTFKPATNLMLVAKTFDMDGKEKMITQVFVDVTETTTKRYLSVKKALDEVAKDKGAFLLLELLDEHQKSISQNIYWVADQKGDYSGLQKMEKVALQTTARQVSTGKVEVTLTNKKGGPLAFFNRLSLVDAGTKSRLLPVFYSDNYITVLPGETKKVIVDYTPVKSGAKPLLSVKGWNVPEAFISIQ; encoded by the coding sequence ATGAAGTTTATTATCAGTAAAAAAACATTTTTCGTCGCGATTTCGGCAATATCCTGCCTTTTTGGAGCCGAAAAATCATTTTCGCAAAACATTTATGAATTAAATGGTAGCTGGAAATGCAAAAAAGCAGGCGAGATTTCACAAACCGGCCTGGAAATTTCCAAAACCACTTACAGTTTCGCGGGGTGGATGCCAGCAGTGGTGCCTGGAACTGTACTAACCAGCTTGTTGGCTGAAAAAAAAGTACCCGATCCATTCTACGGGATGAACAATGAAAAAATTCCTGATATCTACAAAACAGGCAGCGCTTACTATACTTACTGGTTCGCTAAAGATTTTAAGCAAACTGTACCAGCCGCCGGGCGCCATATTTATTTAAACTTTAATGGCGTTAATTATAGTTTCGACGCTTTTTTAAACGGACACAAATTAAACCGTACAATTAATAAAGGTATGTTTTTGCGCCGCTCGTATGATATTACCAGGTGGCTTGCCAAAGATGGGGCTAATCGCCTGGCCGTAATCGTACACCCGCCGGATGCTGTGGGCAATGCAAATGGCGGCCAGGGTGGCGACGGTACCATAGCAAAAAATGTGGGTATTCAATACACCGCAGGGTGGGACTGGATACAACCGATGCGCGATAGGAACACCGGTATATGGGATAAAGTTACCGTGCAAACCACCGGGGCTGTCCGCATCAAGGATCCGCATGTGATTACGCTTGTTCCTGGTGTTCGCCAAGCAGAAGGTGCTCAGCAACCGGCCATTATACAATTATCTGCCGATCTGCAAAATGCATCGGCCACCCCAGTAACCGGGGTTTTACAATATGAACTGGCCGGATTAAAAGTACAGAAGAAGGTTACGCTTAAACCCGGTGCGATAACAGAAGTGCAACTAAGTGACCTTACCTTACCTAACCCTAAATTGTGGTGGCCAAATGGTTATGGGGCGCAAAACCTCTACAATTTAAAACTGCAGTTTGTAGAAACCGGTGCCAAAATTTCCGATGAGCAAAATATATCAGTAGGCGTAAGACAAATTACGACCGAATGGAACAGCCGTACCGAAAGCAAACAGGTAAATGTTAACGGGCAAAAAGTGTTTATAAAAGGTGGTAACTGGATCATTTCTGACGCGATGCTGCGTTTTTCCAAAGAACGCTATGATGCCGAGGTGCGTTTTCACCGGGATATGAACCTAAACCTGATCAGGGTTTGGGGTGGTGCGCTGATAGAGCGACCAGACTTTTTTGAAGCTTGTGATAAATATGGCATGCTGGTATTCCAGGATATGTGGGGATCGGGCGATTGCAACGGCCGGTGGCTTGACCCAATGAAGCTGGAAGACCAATGGACCCGCCGCAAGTACCCGGATGATCATGACCTGTACCTCGAATCGGTTGCAGACCAGGTGAAGCTGGTGCGTAACTATGCATCACTTGCCATTTGGTGCGGCGGTAACGAAATAACGCCGCCCGAAGATATATTGCGGGCGCTGCAGGATACCCTAATGCCGAAGCTGGATAATACCCGCTGGTTTATCCCGTACTCCAACTCCGAAACGATGTCGCGCAATGTGCTTGGCGGTAATGGCGACGGGCCTTACGGAATCCAGCCCTTATCTGTGTTGTGGAACGAACGGACTTACCCATTTAATTCTGAGATTGGGTCGGTAGGGGTGAGTGATTATGAATCTTTAAAGCGTTTTCTGCCCCAGGAAAATATGGTGCTACCCGTTTACGATGAAGCAACCGGCAAAACAAAAACCGATTCTGTTTGGGACTATCATAAATATATAGGTTATGACGGTTTTATAAACAAATACGGCAAGGCAAAAAATGTAGAAGATTTTGCTGACAAAGCGCAGCTGGTTAACTATGACCAGTACCGCGCGTTGATGGAGGGCTTCAGCTCGCACATGTGGGATTGGTATACCGGCGTGATCATATGGAAAACGCAAAACCCGTGGACAGCCATGCGCGGCCAGATGTATGATTATTACCTGGATCCGAACGCTTGCCTTTATGGCCTGCACAACGGAAGCCAGCCGCTGCACGTGATGTATAACCCTACCGATGGTATGGTGATGGTAGCCAATAATACCTTTAAACCGGCAACTAATTTAATGCTGGTAGCCAAAACATTTGATATGGATGGCAAAGAGAAAATGATCACCCAGGTTTTCGTCGATGTTACCGAAACAACAACTAAACGATACCTGTCGGTAAAGAAAGCACTGGATGAAGTTGCCAAAGATAAAGGCGCATTTTTATTGCTGGAGCTTTTGGACGAACATCAGAAATCCATCAGTCAGAATATTTACTGGGTAGCCGATCAAAAAGGCGATTACTCAGGTTTGCAGAAAATGGAAAAGGTGGCATTGCAAACAACTGCCCGCCAGGTAAGCACCGGCAAAGTTGAGGTTACGCTGACTAATAAAAAAGGCGGTCCGTTGGCATTCTTTAACCGATTATCTTTGGTAGATGCAGGTACCAAGAGCAGGTTGCTCCCCGTTTTTTATAGTGATAACTATATAACCGTATTGCCGGGTGAGACTAAAAAAGTGATTGTTGATTATACCCCGGTAAAAAGTGGGGCCAAACCATTGCTAAGCGTAAAAGGCTGGAATGTTCCCGAAGCTTTTATCAGTATTCAATAG
- a CDS encoding glycosyl hydrolase, with amino-acid sequence MKASIRTLLFTTLTLTFSITAFAQQQAAYLNPNLSQNARVKDLLGKLTLTEKALLLGYRSKAVERLQIPAYNWWNEGLHGVARAGESTIFPQAIAMAATFDTTLIRQIGDVISTEARAKYNLAIAKNNHGQYVGLTYWSPNINIFRDPRWGRGQETYGEDPFLTSQIGMAYVNGMQGQIPGRLKISATAKHFVAHSGPEATRDYFDSKVSEQDLHNTYLYAFNKLVKGGVSSVMTAYNSVNGIPNSVNNNLLQNILRKDWGFTGYIVTDCGALDDVFNTHKYIKTSVAAAAAAIKAGINLDCSSVLQNDVVEAVKQKLLSEKEVDAALTPVLLTQMKLGFYDEPKLSPYANFGTDSIHNAYHVALTREAAQKSMVLLENKGNLLPLSADKYGSIMVLGPNAASLDALVGSYHGISSNMVNFVEGISGAVDKGVRVEYDLGAGESDTTHFGGIWGAGNADISIAVLGLSPTNEGEAGDAFLSPSGGDKKNLSLPASQIAFLKALRKGTKTPLIAVVTSGSDVDIAAIKPYADAIILAWYPGEQGGNALADLLFGKVAPSGKLPLTFYNSVNDLPAFDSYDMKERTYRYHTGKVQYPFGYGLTYTTFGYEAASKLKTQYKNTDTISVAYKLTNTGKLNGTETAQAYIVYPKNPDLPIQELKSFKKVQLKPAESNQITFKIAASELQKWDAKEHKFKMYPGEYAIKVGGDSENAALIQKFTVK; translated from the coding sequence ATGAAAGCCTCTATTCGCACTTTACTATTTACAACGTTAACCCTTACTTTCAGCATCACTGCGTTTGCACAACAGCAGGCTGCCTATTTAAATCCAAATCTGAGTCAAAACGCCCGGGTGAAGGATCTCTTGGGCAAATTAACACTTACAGAAAAAGCATTATTGCTGGGTTACAGAAGTAAAGCGGTAGAGCGTCTGCAAATACCCGCCTATAATTGGTGGAATGAGGGACTGCACGGGGTAGCTCGAGCAGGCGAATCAACCATTTTCCCGCAGGCAATCGCCATGGCTGCAACCTTTGATACGACATTAATCAGGCAAATTGGCGATGTGATATCAACCGAAGCGCGGGCAAAATACAACCTGGCCATAGCAAAAAACAACCACGGGCAGTATGTAGGGCTGACTTATTGGTCACCCAATATTAATATCTTTCGCGACCCGCGCTGGGGACGCGGCCAGGAAACTTACGGGGAAGACCCTTTTCTTACCAGCCAGATAGGCATGGCCTATGTAAATGGTATGCAGGGCCAGATACCCGGCAGATTAAAAATATCTGCAACTGCCAAGCACTTTGTGGCCCACAGCGGCCCGGAAGCTACCCGCGATTATTTTGACTCAAAGGTATCGGAGCAGGACTTGCACAATACTTATTTATATGCTTTCAATAAACTGGTTAAAGGTGGTGTTTCCAGCGTAATGACGGCCTACAACAGCGTAAACGGGATCCCGAACTCGGTAAATAACAATTTGCTACAAAATATCCTCCGGAAAGACTGGGGCTTTACCGGCTATATTGTAACCGATTGCGGTGCATTAGATGATGTGTTCAATACACATAAATATATTAAAACCAGCGTAGCAGCAGCAGCGGCGGCTATCAAAGCCGGTATCAACCTGGATTGCTCCAGCGTGCTGCAGAACGATGTAGTAGAAGCTGTAAAACAAAAACTCCTTTCAGAAAAAGAAGTTGATGCTGCGCTAACGCCGGTATTGCTTACGCAAATGAAACTCGGCTTTTATGATGAGCCTAAACTTTCACCTTATGCCAATTTCGGCACAGATAGTATCCACAACGCATACCATGTAGCCCTCACCCGTGAGGCAGCGCAAAAAAGCATGGTATTATTAGAAAACAAGGGCAACCTATTACCCTTAAGTGCCGATAAATACGGCAGTATAATGGTATTAGGGCCAAATGCGGCATCACTTGATGCCCTGGTTGGCAGCTATCACGGTATCAGCTCTAACATGGTAAATTTTGTTGAAGGTATTTCCGGTGCGGTTGATAAAGGGGTAAGGGTTGAATATGACCTGGGAGCAGGTGAAAGCGATACTACCCATTTTGGTGGAATCTGGGGGGCCGGCAACGCCGATATCAGCATAGCCGTACTAGGATTATCGCCAACTAACGAGGGCGAAGCGGGTGACGCATTCTTATCCCCATCTGGGGGAGACAAAAAAAACCTAAGCCTGCCTGCCAGCCAGATCGCATTTTTAAAGGCACTGCGCAAAGGCACAAAAACTCCACTGATTGCGGTTGTTACCAGTGGCAGCGATGTTGACATTGCTGCTATTAAGCCCTATGCAGATGCCATCATCCTGGCCTGGTACCCCGGTGAACAAGGTGGGAACGCACTTGCAGATCTTTTATTTGGCAAAGTGGCACCGTCGGGTAAACTCCCGCTAACTTTCTACAACTCAGTAAATGATTTGCCTGCTTTTGATAGCTATGATATGAAAGAGCGTACTTACAGGTACCACACCGGTAAAGTACAATACCCTTTCGGTTACGGGTTAACCTATACTACCTTCGGGTATGAGGCTGCCTCAAAATTGAAGACACAATATAAAAATACAGATACCATTTCGGTTGCTTATAAATTAACTAATACCGGAAAATTAAATGGAACAGAAACGGCACAGGCCTATATTGTATATCCGAAAAATCCGGATCTTCCTATCCAGGAGCTTAAATCGTTTAAAAAAGTTCAACTAAAACCAGCGGAGAGTAACCAAATCACTTTTAAGATCGCGGCGTCTGAACTTCAAAAGTGGGATGCAAAGGAACATAAGTTTAAAATGTACCCCGGCGAATATGCCATAAAAGTTGGTGGTGATTCTGAAAACGCAGCCTTAATTCAAAAATTTACGGTTAAATAG